The Acidobacteriota bacterium genome has a segment encoding these proteins:
- a CDS encoding dienelactone hydrolase family protein, which yields MERKTANEYPQELLDLFHEYQHGEIDRRAFLRGAARFAVGGVTAAAILESLRPNYAWAQTVDPKDKDIKVGYETVASPEGNGSIKGYLARPAKGRKFPAVLVIHENRGLNPYIEDVTRRLAKAGYVAFAPDGLTSVGGYPGDEQKGAAAFRTVDGKKMTEDFVASAMWLKKRSDSTGKLGAVGFCFGGGMVNQLAVRLGNDLNAGVAFYGRQAGVADVPKITAPIQFHYAGNDQRINEGIAAYEAALTENKKKFESYMYDEKQHGFHNDTTPRYDAESAKLAWERTLAFFKKHLK from the coding sequence ATGGAACGCAAGACCGCAAACGAATATCCGCAAGAGTTACTCGACCTTTTTCACGAATATCAGCACGGCGAGATCGACCGCCGGGCTTTCTTGCGCGGTGCTGCACGCTTTGCGGTCGGCGGCGTTACGGCTGCGGCGATACTCGAAAGCCTTCGGCCGAATTACGCCTGGGCACAGACCGTTGACCCAAAGGACAAGGACATCAAGGTCGGCTACGAGACGGTCGCTTCGCCCGAGGGCAATGGCTCGATCAAGGGCTATCTCGCCCGGCCGGCAAAAGGCAGGAAGTTTCCGGCCGTTCTGGTCATTCACGAAAACCGCGGCTTGAATCCTTACATCGAGGACGTCACTCGCCGATTGGCGAAGGCGGGCTATGTTGCCTTCGCTCCGGACGGCCTGACCTCGGTCGGCGGCTATCCGGGTGACGAACAGAAAGGAGCCGCGGCGTTCAGAACGGTGGACGGAAAGAAGATGACCGAGGACTTTGTCGCCTCGGCGATGTGGCTCAAGAAGCGGTCGGATTCGACCGGGAAGCTCGGAGCGGTCGGGTTCTGCTTCGGCGGCGGGATGGTCAATCAACTCGCCGTTCGGCTTGGCAATGACCTCAATGCCGGGGTCGCGTTTTACGGCAGACAGGCCGGTGTTGCGGACGTGCCGAAGATCACCGCCCCGATCCAGTTTCACTACGCCGGCAACGATCAGCGGATAAACGAGGGCATCGCCGCCTACGAGGCCGCACTTACCGAAAACAAGAAGAAGTTCGAATCCTACATGTACGACGAGAAGCAGCACGGCTTTCACAACGACACAACCCCCCGCTACGACGCCGAGTCAGCCAAACTTGCCTGGGAGCGAACGCTAGCTTTCTTCAAAAAGCATCTAAAGTAA
- a CDS encoding META domain-containing protein → MIKHLIIATAALFVFGAAADVFAQSASLPGKRWSLTEMNGKPVAGSPAFIEFNEDTKRVSGNATCNRFFGGAAVGSRSMRFSGMGSTRMFCSGLMEAEQDFLNTMKSVTRYRIRGSVLTLFAGRKAVLKFDSMTHDDAPEPRKFGLGDRNWLLDTIGPNEKVAATYGAFINFDPEEKTAGGNTGCNLFGGNYTAEGGKFAFTNTIASLRACVEEDRNTLERRVLEAMESADRIEVFEDRLTLYSGGRVVLVFRGSEK, encoded by the coding sequence ATGATCAAACATTTAATTATTGCGACCGCGGCGTTATTCGTTTTTGGAGCGGCGGCGGATGTTTTTGCGCAGTCGGCTTCGCTTCCGGGCAAACGATGGTCGCTGACGGAAATGAATGGAAAGCCGGTCGCGGGTTCGCCGGCGTTCATAGAGTTTAATGAGGACACAAAGCGGGTCAGCGGCAACGCTACGTGCAATCGTTTCTTTGGTGGGGCGGCTGTCGGCAGCCGCTCGATGCGGTTCAGCGGTATGGGTTCGACGCGTATGTTCTGCAGCGGACTGATGGAGGCCGAGCAGGACTTTCTCAACACGATGAAAAGTGTAACGCGGTATCGGATCCGCGGCTCGGTGTTGACGCTTTTCGCCGGCAGGAAGGCCGTGCTTAAATTTGACAGCATGACGCACGACGACGCTCCGGAGCCGCGGAAATTTGGGCTCGGCGACCGCAATTGGCTGCTCGACACGATCGGGCCTAATGAGAAGGTGGCAGCGACCTACGGGGCTTTCATCAACTTCGACCCCGAAGAAAAGACGGCCGGCGGCAACACAGGCTGCAATCTCTTCGGCGGGAACTATACGGCCGAAGGCGGCAAGTTCGCCTTCACAAACACCATCGCCTCTTTGCGGGCATGTGTGGAAGAAGACCGAAATACGCTCGAGCGACGTGTGCTTGAGGCAATGGAAAGTGCGGACCGGATCGAGGTCTTCGAAGATCGCCTGACGCTTTACAGCGGCGGCCGCGTGGTGCTCGTTTTTCGCGGCAGCGAGAAATAG
- a CDS encoding DedA family protein, with amino-acid sequence MDELSQLIAQYGIYAVFALCMVEGDITLLISGALAQSGFFGEYSFLKVLFFGTLGGMVGDHFGYAIGRIFHEKAKHYRFYQMAQPRVERLIDKFGGFAIIISKYIYGIRAAMCIFYGIGKMPFTRFLFLDFISCFLWVLVLAGTGFFFSGAITSIIGDFQQIGIALFFVILFAVVVLYVVERYWLSEKVEEADPETIQKLEEKLHHVEEVAQVKLHDLTERLHLTRDPHRSEPPNKEPEPVVKKAAKK; translated from the coding sequence ATGGATGAGCTTTCTCAGCTGATAGCGCAATACGGCATCTATGCCGTTTTCGCCCTCTGTATGGTCGAAGGCGACATCACCCTCCTGATCTCCGGAGCACTTGCTCAATCTGGTTTTTTCGGTGAATACAGCTTCTTGAAGGTCCTGTTCTTCGGCACGCTCGGCGGGATGGTTGGCGACCACTTCGGCTATGCGATCGGCCGCATTTTTCACGAAAAGGCAAAACACTACCGTTTTTATCAGATGGCCCAACCGCGGGTCGAACGCCTGATCGATAAGTTCGGCGGCTTTGCGATAATCATCTCAAAATATATCTACGGCATCCGGGCGGCGATGTGCATCTTTTACGGCATCGGCAAGATGCCCTTCACACGTTTTCTCTTCCTAGATTTCATAAGCTGCTTTCTTTGGGTGCTTGTCCTTGCCGGAACCGGTTTCTTTTTCAGCGGCGCTATCACCTCGATCATCGGCGACTTTCAGCAGATCGGCATCGCGCTATTCTTCGTAATTCTCTTCGCCGTCGTCGTGCTCTATGTGGTCGAACGCTACTGGCTCTCAGAGAAGGTTGAAGAAGCCGACCCGGAAACGATCCAAAAACTCGAGGAAAAGCTCCATCACGTAGAAGAAGTTGCTCAGGTAAAACTACACGACCTGACCGAGCGACTTCACCTGACCCGCGACCCGCACCGCTCCGAACCACCGAATAAGGAGCCGGAACCTGTGGTCAAAAAGGCCGCCAAGAAGTGA
- a CDS encoding GHMP kinase, with translation MIIESSAPTRVDLAGGTIDIPPLYLFHDGAATVNFAISLLAKCRIETRDDDRIVLESTDRGLSYETTLGRIQELRHEPRLELLAKLVHFFKPEIGFNMTTESEAPAGAGLAGSSTLNIACIGALNTLVGGRYAAERFIPIAAAVECQVIRVPTGYQDYYSAQYGGPACIHFGVEGMHREALDVDTSVLESRIAVCYTGEPRNSGTNNWEITKRHIDGDNELFDIFEGIRDGSLRLREAMLAADWDAVGEILAEAHPLRKRLSPHITTPHMDEIIDTALANGAIAAKVCGAGGGGCIAFFCEDGMRNSAEEAIAELEGVEVLDWRLNTDGLTVTTAG, from the coding sequence GTGATCATCGAATCTTCCGCCCCGACGAGGGTTGACCTTGCCGGCGGCACTATCGATATACCGCCGCTCTATCTTTTTCACGATGGCGCAGCGACCGTCAATTTTGCGATCAGCCTGCTCGCAAAATGCCGCATCGAGACCCGCGACGACGACCGCATCGTGCTCGAATCGACCGACCGCGGGCTGAGCTACGAGACCACGCTCGGCCGCATCCAAGAACTCCGGCACGAGCCGCGGCTCGAACTGCTTGCAAAGCTCGTTCATTTTTTCAAGCCCGAGATCGGCTTTAACATGACGACCGAATCCGAGGCTCCGGCCGGTGCCGGGCTTGCAGGCTCCTCAACGCTGAACATAGCCTGTATCGGAGCCTTGAACACACTTGTCGGCGGGCGATACGCAGCCGAGCGTTTCATCCCGATCGCCGCGGCGGTCGAATGCCAGGTGATCCGCGTCCCGACCGGTTATCAGGATTACTACTCCGCTCAGTATGGCGGGCCGGCGTGTATCCACTTCGGCGTTGAGGGAATGCATCGCGAAGCGCTCGATGTTGACACTTCCGTTCTCGAATCGCGTATCGCCGTCTGCTACACGGGCGAACCGCGAAACTCGGGCACCAATAACTGGGAAATAACTAAACGCCACATCGACGGCGACAACGAGCTCTTTGATATTTTCGAGGGCATTCGCGACGGCTCGCTCCGGCTGCGCGAGGCGATGCTCGCAGCGGACTGGGACGCTGTTGGCGAAATACTCGCCGAGGCTCATCCGCTCCGCAAACGGCTTTCGCCGCACATCACAACGCCGCACATGGACGAGATAATCGACACGGCCCTCGCGAACGGTGCCATTGCCGCAAAGGTCTGCGGAGCCGGCGGCGGCGGCTGCATCGCCTTCTTCTGCGAGGACGGAATGCGCAATAGCGCCGAAGAGGCGATAGCCGAACTCGAAGGCGTCGAGGTGCTCGATTGGCGGTTGAACACCGACGGGCTCACCGTTACAACCGCCGGTTAG
- the purQ gene encoding phosphoribosylformylglycinamidine synthase subunit PurQ: MKFGVVVFPGSNCDHDAYHVISKHVGQPVDFIWHRETDLSGYDALIIPGGFSYGDYLRAGALARFSPVMQSVTEFAAQGKFVFGICNGFQILCEAGLLPGALIRNAGLHFICRHVNIRVENQGTPYTTQVDEGTVLSIPIAHAEGNYVCDDPTYNALEENGQIVFRYCEEDGEITDAANPNGARSNIAGICNLNRNVLGMMPHPERACEELLGSNDGLGIFRSLTAAIQSN, translated from the coding sequence ATGAAGTTCGGAGTTGTTGTTTTTCCCGGTTCTAATTGCGATCACGATGCTTATCACGTGATCTCAAAGCACGTTGGGCAGCCGGTCGATTTTATCTGGCACCGCGAGACAGACCTGAGCGGCTATGATGCGCTCATCATTCCGGGAGGGTTTTCGTATGGCGACTATCTGCGTGCGGGGGCGTTGGCAAGGTTCTCGCCGGTGATGCAGTCGGTTACAGAGTTTGCTGCCCAGGGCAAGTTCGTCTTCGGCATCTGCAATGGTTTTCAGATACTATGCGAGGCAGGATTGCTGCCCGGAGCATTGATCAGGAATGCGGGGCTGCATTTCATCTGCCGCCACGTGAACATTCGCGTCGAGAACCAGGGCACGCCGTACACGACGCAGGTCGATGAGGGCACCGTGCTTTCAATACCGATCGCACACGCCGAGGGAAATTATGTCTGCGACGATCCGACCTATAATGCACTTGAGGAGAACGGCCAGATCGTTTTTCGGTATTGCGAAGAGGACGGTGAGATAACGGACGCGGCGAATCCGAACGGTGCGAGGTCGAACATTGCCGGTATCTGCAATCTCAATCGAAATGTCCTCGGAATGATGCCGCACCCCGAACGGGCCTGCGAGGAACTTCTGGGGTCGAATGACGGACTCGGGATATTTCGCTCGCTGACCGCGGCAATTCAGTCGAACTAA
- the purS gene encoding phosphoribosylformylglycinamidine synthase subunit PurS: protein MKAKVFVTLKPGVLDPQGKAIHHSAELLGFENIADIRQGKYFEVEVNGGATEAEAREAAERLAKDVLANPVIEDYKVELEA from the coding sequence ATGAAGGCAAAAGTATTCGTAACGCTAAAACCCGGTGTTCTCGACCCGCAGGGAAAGGCCATTCACCACTCGGCGGAACTGCTCGGGTTCGAGAACATTGCGGATATCAGGCAAGGGAAATATTTCGAGGTCGAAGTCAACGGAGGAGCCACCGAAGCCGAGGCCCGCGAGGCGGCCGAACGGCTCGCGAAGGACGTTCTGGCGAATCCCGTGATAGAGGACTACAAAGTGGAGCTGGAGGCCTGA
- a CDS encoding DUF4870 domain-containing protein has translation MQNMSGGKTALGLDANVGAGLCYVLNLVCYLGVVYSIIVLVTDKENKLTRFHAVQSLLLLGLGIVLTIVLYIGMFIGVFIDTAIGLPVVSGISGLLMLIVGLAMLVFVILAAVKAFQGQIYKIPVIGGFADKFSS, from the coding sequence ATGCAGAATATGTCAGGCGGCAAGACCGCCCTCGGGTTGGATGCGAACGTCGGTGCCGGATTATGCTACGTGCTAAATTTGGTATGCTACCTCGGCGTCGTTTACAGCATTATCGTGTTAGTTACCGATAAAGAAAATAAGTTAACGCGATTTCACGCGGTTCAGTCACTGCTGCTGCTCGGTCTCGGTATCGTGCTTACTATCGTTCTTTACATCGGTATGTTTATCGGAGTTTTCATCGATACGGCCATCGGACTCCCGGTCGTTTCCGGTATTTCAGGTCTGCTGATGCTCATTGTCGGCCTAGCGATGCTGGTGTTCGTGATCCTAGCTGCGGTCAAGGCATTTCAGGGACAGATCTACAAGATACCGGTGATCGGTGGCTTTGCGGACAAGTTCTCGAGCTAG
- a CDS encoding adenylosuccinate lyase — protein MIERYTLPEMGAIWSLENKFRKWLDVEIAVCEVHAEDGTIPADALEEIKAKAAFTVERVNEIEKTTDHDVIAFTTNLAENIGPASRFVHYGLTSSDVVDTANGILLRESCDILLAKIDAMLPVLKRRALEFKDTPQIGRTHGIHAEPTSFGLAWALWYAEMERNRERLERAREMVAVGKISGAVGAFAHLAPDVEERVCERLGLKAASVSTQVIQRDRYAEYLCTLAIIASTLEKMALQVRHWQRTEVREAQEKFKAGQKGSSAMPHKRNPILSERICGMARTVRANAIVGLENVALWHERDISHSSAERIVLPDSSATLDYLLAKATSLLDTLVVYPENMLKNLGITRGLVFSGQLMLALTQKGVSREDAYVYTQRNAMKVWDEGGEYRELVMQDADISSHLSEEEIARVFDLGHYLRNVETVFCRVFGSSAS, from the coding sequence ATGATCGAAAGATACACACTTCCTGAAATGGGCGCGATCTGGTCGCTCGAGAACAAGTTTCGCAAATGGCTCGATGTCGAGATCGCCGTCTGCGAGGTTCACGCTGAGGACGGGACGATCCCGGCGGACGCACTCGAAGAGATCAAGGCGAAGGCGGCCTTTACGGTCGAGCGGGTCAATGAGATCGAGAAGACGACCGACCACGACGTCATCGCCTTTACGACAAACTTGGCAGAGAACATCGGTCCGGCGTCGCGGTTCGTCCATTACGGGCTGACATCGAGCGATGTGGTCGATACGGCAAACGGCATTCTGCTCCGCGAGTCGTGCGACATCCTGTTAGCAAAGATCGACGCGATGCTGCCGGTGCTTAAGCGGCGGGCGTTGGAGTTCAAAGATACGCCGCAGATCGGGCGAACGCACGGCATACACGCCGAGCCGACATCCTTCGGGCTCGCCTGGGCCCTTTGGTACGCGGAGATGGAGCGGAACCGCGAACGGCTTGAGCGGGCGAGAGAGATGGTCGCGGTCGGCAAGATCAGCGGAGCGGTCGGGGCTTTTGCCCATTTGGCTCCGGACGTTGAAGAACGCGTTTGCGAACGGCTCGGGCTCAAGGCCGCATCGGTTTCGACGCAGGTGATCCAACGCGACCGCTACGCCGAGTATCTCTGCACACTGGCGATAATCGCTTCAACGCTCGAGAAGATGGCATTGCAGGTAAGGCATTGGCAGCGAACCGAGGTCCGCGAAGCACAGGAGAAGTTCAAGGCAGGGCAAAAAGGCTCCTCGGCGATGCCGCACAAGCGCAACCCGATCCTCTCGGAACGCATTTGCGGAATGGCTCGGACGGTTCGGGCAAACGCGATCGTCGGGCTTGAGAATGTAGCGCTCTGGCACGAACGCGATATCTCGCACTCCTCGGCCGAGCGGATCGTACTGCCGGATTCTTCGGCGACGCTTGATTATCTGCTCGCAAAGGCGACCTCGCTGCTCGATACGCTAGTCGTTTACCCCGAAAATATGCTGAAGAACCTCGGGATCACGCGCGGGCTCGTCTTTAGCGGGCAGTTGATGCTTGCACTGACGCAGAAGGGCGTTTCGCGGGAAGATGCTTACGTTTACACGCAGCGGAATGCGATGAAGGTCTGGGACGAAGGCGGCGAGTATCGGGAGCTTGTAATGCAAGACGCGGATATCTCGTCACACCTTTCGGAGGAAGAGATCGCCCGCGTTTTTGACCTCGGACACTACTTGAGGAACGTGGAAACTGTGTTCTGCAGGGTCTTTGGTTCGTCGGCGTCCTGA
- a CDS encoding AI-2E family transporter, with protein sequence MAITIVLLVLLLVALIFYTVDILLLIFSAVLIAIFLRGLAVPIAERLKIGETWAVLGVSVLLVAVLAGSIALLAPNVAEQMQLLRVKLPESARQVSEYVGQYGWGQALIRQVPSADSIIEKIDTGQLISGVGGVFSSTVGALGNFFIVILLAVYIAAEPRLYSSGLIKLFPQPSRPRAREVLDAIGDTLSWWLIGKIASMVFIGVLTWIGLSIIGVPLALTLGLIAGLLSFIPNFGPIISALPALLLAFINSPVTALYVLGLYIGVQLIESNVVTPLIERETVELPPALTIIFQLVFGVMLGALGLVLATPLLAVLMVTVQMVYIGDVLGDREVSPQAAGVEDETEDG encoded by the coding sequence GTGGCAATCACTATTGTCTTGCTTGTTCTGCTTCTTGTTGCCCTCATCTTTTATACCGTTGACATTCTTCTGCTGATCTTTTCGGCGGTGCTGATCGCGATCTTTTTGCGAGGGCTGGCAGTGCCGATCGCGGAGCGGCTTAAGATCGGAGAAACCTGGGCCGTTCTTGGCGTTTCGGTATTGCTTGTCGCGGTGCTTGCGGGCAGTATCGCGCTTCTTGCTCCGAACGTTGCGGAGCAGATGCAGTTGCTTCGCGTGAAGCTGCCGGAATCTGCAAGGCAGGTAAGCGAATACGTCGGCCAATACGGCTGGGGGCAGGCGTTGATCCGCCAGGTGCCGAGCGCGGACAGCATTATTGAAAAGATCGACACCGGGCAGTTGATCTCGGGCGTCGGCGGCGTGTTTTCTTCAACGGTCGGGGCACTCGGCAATTTCTTTATCGTCATACTGCTGGCGGTTTACATTGCCGCCGAGCCGCGGCTCTACTCTAGCGGGCTGATCAAGCTTTTCCCGCAGCCAAGCCGGCCGAGGGCCCGCGAGGTGCTGGACGCGATCGGCGACACTCTTAGCTGGTGGCTGATCGGTAAGATCGCGTCGATGGTTTTTATCGGTGTTTTGACATGGATCGGACTTTCGATAATCGGCGTTCCGCTCGCTCTGACGCTTGGGCTGATCGCCGGGCTGCTGTCATTTATTCCAAATTTTGGGCCGATCATCTCCGCACTTCCGGCATTGCTTCTGGCGTTTATTAATAGCCCGGTAACGGCGCTCTATGTGCTTGGGCTCTACATCGGCGTTCAGCTTATTGAATCGAACGTCGTAACGCCGCTTATTGAGCGAGAGACGGTCGAGCTGCCGCCGGCGCTTACGATCATTTTTCAGCTTGTATTCGGCGTGATGCTCGGCGCGTTGGGACTTGTTTTGGCGACGCCGCTGCTAGCGGTTCTGATGGTCACGGTCCAGATGGTTTATATCGGCGATGTGCTTGGCGACCGCGAGGTCAGCCCGCAGGCGGCCGGAGTTGAGGACGAGACAGAGGACGGCTGA
- the asd gene encoding aspartate-semialdehyde dehydrogenase encodes MLGATGTVGQRFIQLLEHHPQFEITALAASDRSAGKSFAEACAWKLAGDIPESVREIMVQPIEPPIDCDIVFSSLPSPVARETEEAFARAGYPVISNSSVYRMDEDVPLLIPEINPDHLGLIDVQQTKRGFSKGFIVTNPNCAVASFAPPLAALDRKFGVEAVIVTTLQAISGAGYPGVASLDIIDNVLPYIAGEEPKVETEAQKVLGKFTGEAIRKADFTVSAQCFRVNVIDGHTASVRVKLKGNSTLEEVIAAMKDFPTLGLHSSPEQFIEVLVEPSRPQPRLDRDRGNGMTVTVGRIFPDNIFDYRFVTLSHNTVRGAAGSTILNAELLASKNLI; translated from the coding sequence ATATTGGGTGCGACCGGGACGGTTGGGCAGCGGTTCATACAATTGCTCGAACATCACCCGCAGTTTGAGATAACGGCGCTTGCGGCTTCGGACCGGTCGGCGGGGAAGTCGTTTGCCGAGGCGTGTGCGTGGAAGCTGGCCGGCGACATCCCGGAAAGCGTTCGCGAGATAATGGTCCAGCCGATCGAGCCGCCGATCGATTGCGACATCGTCTTCTCGAGCCTGCCGTCCCCGGTTGCCCGCGAAACAGAGGAGGCATTTGCCCGTGCGGGCTATCCGGTGATAAGCAATTCGTCGGTTTATCGGATGGACGAGGATGTGCCGCTCCTGATCCCGGAGATAAATCCCGATCATCTTGGGCTGATCGACGTTCAGCAGACGAAGCGCGGATTCAGCAAGGGATTTATCGTAACCAACCCAAATTGTGCGGTCGCGAGCTTTGCGCCGCCGCTTGCCGCACTTGACCGAAAGTTTGGCGTTGAGGCCGTGATCGTAACGACGCTGCAGGCGATCTCGGGTGCGGGCTATCCGGGCGTTGCGTCGCTCGACATCATCGACAACGTGCTGCCATACATCGCCGGCGAGGAGCCTAAGGTTGAGACCGAGGCGCAGAAGGTCCTGGGTAAGTTTACCGGCGAGGCGATCCGGAAGGCGGATTTCACAGTCTCGGCACAATGTTTTCGGGTGAATGTGATCGATGGCCATACGGCTTCAGTGAGGGTAAAGTTGAAGGGAAATTCGACGCTTGAGGAAGTGATCGCGGCGATGAAGGACTTCCCGACCCTCGGGCTGCATTCGTCGCCGGAGCAGTTCATCGAGGTGCTGGTTGAGCCCTCCAGGCCGCAGCCGCGGCTCGACCGCGACCGAGGAAACGGGATGACGGTGACGGTCGGCCGGATCTTTCCGGACAATATTTTCGATTACCGGTTCGTAACACTCAGTCACAATACGGTCCGCGGTGCGGCGGGCTCGACCATTCTTAACGCCGAGCTTTTGGCAAGCAAAAATCTGATCTAA
- a CDS encoding peptidoglycan DD-metalloendopeptidase family protein: MRWNTIKYLIQRNTTPSGGPENIRTARREFQQGLGLAPERGPGYPVSTGTVVGVQRNDVGKYGKTINLKFSHNGKTYYAFYSHLSEVWCSEGQEITDINSMIGAVGDTGNAKGIAAGRISWQPALSWSLRLCF; this comes from the coding sequence ATCCGCTGGAATACAATAAAATACTTAATACAACGAAATACAACACCTTCGGGTGGGCCCGAAAACATAAGGACGGCACGCCGAGAGTTTCAACAAGGGCTCGGTCTGGCGCCTGAAAGGGGACCCGGATATCCGGTATCGACAGGAACCGTTGTCGGCGTGCAGCGTAACGACGTTGGAAAATACGGCAAGACGATCAATCTGAAGTTCTCGCACAACGGCAAGACGTATTACGCATTCTATTCACACCTTTCCGAGGTCTGGTGTTCCGAAGGACAGGAGATCACGGATATAAACTCGATGATCGGTGCGGTCGGCGATACGGGAAATGCAAAGGGCATTGCGGCCGGCCGAATTTCTTGGCAGCCCGCCCTATCATGGAGTCTACGCCTATGCTTTTGA
- a CDS encoding aminotransferase class I/II-fold pyridoxal phosphate-dependent enzyme: MTAAFEQKEFQLPKRLQGLQPTLIRQFFERALPDSINFGLGEPDLPTPDFLRREAARVATDEQNGYTSHPGLPALREKIAEQYPHLGLGIKDIVVTCGSQEAMTAAFLSIVDIGDDVLLPNPSFPAYDACVRISQGNPVYYRLPAETEFAFDIEEFKRAITPKTKAAVVISPSNPTGKIFTETDLRQIAEVLEGTGIYLISDEIYSDLYFCERPHSASEFYDRTVIVSGLSKSLSMTGWRLGWAASSRPEVMHGIQVLHGFLTVCASAITQKASLLGWSAEAEDFKAHAREVYKKRGDFLVDLFDKELGLKATAPEGAFYTMLDVRSVGDDIEIAEKCLQNRVITVPGIAFGSEAKGFLRISFCNSEERMAEGVRRIKEAIGV; encoded by the coding sequence ATGACAGCTGCATTTGAACAAAAGGAATTTCAACTGCCAAAGCGTTTGCAGGGGCTGCAGCCGACGCTGATCAGGCAGTTTTTTGAGCGGGCTTTGCCGGATTCGATCAATTTCGGATTGGGCGAGCCTGACCTGCCGACGCCGGATTTCCTACGCCGCGAGGCGGCACGGGTCGCGACCGACGAGCAGAATGGCTACACATCGCATCCGGGGCTTCCGGCACTTCGCGAGAAGATCGCTGAGCAGTATCCGCATCTTGGCCTTGGGATCAAGGACATCGTTGTAACCTGCGGGTCGCAGGAGGCGATGACGGCGGCGTTTCTGTCGATAGTCGATATCGGCGACGACGTGTTGCTTCCGAACCCGAGTTTTCCGGCTTACGACGCTTGCGTCCGCATTTCGCAGGGTAATCCAGTTTACTATCGCTTGCCGGCGGAGACGGAGTTTGCGTTCGACATCGAGGAATTCAAGCGGGCGATAACGCCGAAGACCAAGGCCGCGGTCGTCATCTCGCCTTCGAATCCGACGGGGAAAATCTTCACTGAGACCGACCTCAGGCAGATCGCCGAAGTGCTTGAGGGCACGGGCATTTATCTGATATCGGATGAGATCTATAGCGATCTTTATTTTTGCGAGCGGCCGCATTCGGCCTCGGAGTTTTACGACCGGACCGTGATCGTCAGCGGGCTTTCAAAGTCGCTCAGCATGACCGGATGGCGGCTCGGTTGGGCGGCAAGTTCGCGGCCCGAGGTTATGCACGGCATCCAGGTTCTTCATGGCTTTCTGACGGTTTGTGCCTCGGCGATAACCCAAAAGGCATCGCTGCTTGGTTGGTCTGCCGAGGCCGAGGATTTCAAGGCTCACGCCCGCGAGGTTTATAAGAAACGCGGTGATTTTCTGGTCGATCTGTTCGATAAAGAGCTCGGCCTAAAGGCGACGGCTCCGGAAGGTGCGTTCTATACAATGCTCGATGTTCGCTCTGTCGGCGACGACATAGAGATCGCCGAGAAGTGCCTCCAGAATCGCGTGATAACAGTTCCCGGCATCGCCTTCGGCTCAGAAGCAAAGGGATTCTTGCGGATATCGTTCTGCAACTCGGAAGAGCGAATGGCCGAAGGCGTTCGGCGGATTAAGGAAGCCATCGGAGTTTAG